From the genome of Arthrobacter sp. ERGS1:01:
CCGTCACGGTCCCAGATATCGCAGCCATCAGGGGCCGACCACTCAAACAGGGCCAGTGTGGTGTCGTGCTGGTTCGCGAACGCCTCAGCGTCCATGAGGCCGCCATCAACATACTTTTCCCAGTCCGCGATGCGGTCCAAGCCCTGTTTGCGCAAGCCGCGCAGCACATCCGACTTACCAGTGCCGGCATTGGACACCGCCAGCGTCTGCGAGGAGTACCGGGCGTTCGTCGTGTTCGTCAGCGCCGACCAGGACTCCCAATCGCGCTGCTGGCGGAGCTCATCAAAGGCCAGATCCGTCACGGACAGCCCACGGCCACCGTCATCCGAGGCGGCCTCGCACTTGTACCGGGAACCGTTCGTGAGCTCCAAGTACTTGTTGCCGTTCACGTTCGACTTATGGGCGATGTATTTGCGGGCCGCCGACCGACGCAGCGCCATCGTCGTCAGGTCAAGGATCTCCTCAGCCGCAGAGAGCTTGTGCGCGGCGCCAAGAATCAGCGGAGACTCAACCTCGGGCCCGTCCCACATCAGCATCCGCCACAACAAGCGAGTGGACATGATGAACGACTTGCCGTTCTGCCTGGACACCAGCAGCAACACCGTCTTGAACCGCAGCTTCGGGAACTCGTCATAAGAGAACGAACCCAACGCCAACTCAAGGGAATGAATCAGGAACCATTCCTGCCAAGGATGCAGACGACGGCCGGCGATCTTCGCCGCCTCGATCGCCTCAAACCCCAGCGAGGTATCAGGCGTCAGCTCACGCAACGGCTTCGTGTGGATCCGCGGAACGGTTTTACCCAGAAGCCGCTTGCTTCCGGCCTCTGCGCTTCTTGAGCTCGTCAACAGCATCACCCTCCGCCTTCACCTCGGCAGCAAGTGCCCTGCGCGTGGCCGGGGTTAGACCCAGTGCCTCGCAGTACCTCAAGAAAGTTGGAAGGGACGTGTTGTCGTGGACCGGAACCGTCGGCTTACGTTCCGATTCGGCGGCCTGCTCCATGGCAAGCTCCACAATCTCGTCCCAAGCGTCGATCTTCCTCGCCAAGGCAAGAGCGGCCTCCACAGTGCCAGCATCAGCCCCCACACGGTCCACGTAAGGGGCAGCAGCAATGGCTACCAAAGTGGCCTCATAAACTCCCATCGCACATCCTTAGGTATAATCACGCCCGCGGGCGTGCGGGCGACCCCGGGCCGAGCTCGCGGGGGGAGAGAACAGCTTCGCCCCGGGATCTGTCCACCCTGGGGACGGTTTGAGAGTTGACCGCCCCTACCCCCTGTGGTTCGTCGGCTGGTCAGCTCTTGAGCCATTGCCTGGAGAGTGTTCCGAGTCCGCCGGTTGGCATTTTGTTGGAGCGTTTTTGGTTGCAGAGCCGGTGCGAGGCGCGGAAGTTTGTGGGGTCTTCTGCGTGTTGGGGGTGTGTTGATCGTGGGTAGAGGTGGTCTAGTTCGAAGGCGTCTTCTTCGGGCCATTTGATGCGGTAGTCGATGGCTTGGGAGCAGAGCCAGCAGGGTTCGTTGGCTTCGGCGCATTGGGTGCGGAAGGTGGCGCGTTGTTGGCGGTAGCGTCTGCTGGTTTGTCCGTCGCCGGCCATGGTGTCACCGCCTGGTGTGGTTAGTGGTATCCGACGATGGCACTGTCATGGGTGTCTGCGAGGCTGGGCAGGACGGTGATCATGTCGTCGTGGCTGGTGCCGATGGGGATGATGACGAGTGCTGCCGAGTGTCCGCGGAACTCGTCTGCTCTGCGGACGAGCCTGATCTTTCCGCCTGCGTGGAAGTCGAGTCCTTCATTGCCGTTGGTGCGGCGAATGGTGCGGGCCAGTTCTTCGCCGCTGTTGTTCAGCAGGTCGGTGAGTACGTCGTGTGGTTGCTGGGTGAGGATGACGACGTGTCCGCCTTCGTTGGCTACCTGCACGGCTTCCCGTGCGATGAATGTTGGAAGGGTCATGGTGTCTCCTAAGTGTTCGCCCTGGTTATTGCTTCCGCTTTGCCTGAGCTGGTGGGCGGTGATTGTGTGCCTTGGCTTGCGGCTCGCGGGAACGAGTGGTGCTTTGCTTGCCGACGTTCCAAGGTCTTTCACCCAGCGCATCGGCGGTATGTCCGGCTTTCGTCGGCCACGCTTAGCTGGGAAGATGTGCCCCCTGCTGAGTGGCTGCGGGCCAGGCCGTTACGCGTATGGGGTTCGCGTCCTCGGTGGAGTTGATGGGGTGCCGCACGGGCTCTAGATGGTTGGGTCGCAGCGCAACAGCCTTGCATCTCCACCGACGAGCACGTAGCTTCAAGTCATCAAATTCGATCCAGGTCAAAGGGGAATATTATGCGTGAAGTCTGTTCAGATTGTGGAGGCAAACCGATTTATCGGAAAGTCGATGTCACCTCGATCGCAGACTCGACTCGGAGGTTCGAATCTGTTGCCGCGAGGTGCAGTAACTCTAAATGCCCGAACAGTGACCCGCGCAACCTTTCGATAGATTGGGTGAAGAACATCGAATAGGAGAATCTCGGCCAAGCTGTGGACGGTTGGATTGGACGCCGTGCCTTTAGGTTCATTGCCGCTGGCAAAGAGAAAGGCTCGAAGCCCTTGGGGGGACGCTTCGAGCCTTTCGTCACGTCTTTCGACGCTATGTCAAAACTACGTGACAGTGTTCCCATAGTCAAACTATTTGCCGAACGTGTCTACGTAGCTGCCTTGGCGTAGGTGTTGGCCTTAGTCCGGGCCCAGAGGTTGCGGACTTTTCGGATTTGGTAGAGGGGCTTGCCCAGGTGGTTTTGTCCGATTGGTGCGAGCTTCCCACGGCATGCCCATTGGCGGATTGTGGCTGGTGCGATGACGTCCATGGTGACGGGGTCGGAGATTGCTCGGCTGATTTCGGTTGCTGTGCCTTGGTGAATTCCTGCGGCTTGAAGTGCGTCGCGGCGCCAGGTGCGGGCGTCCCAGGTAGCTTTGCAATTGGGGCATCGAGCCGTTGAATTGCCGGGGTTCGTGTAGAGCTGAGTCCCGCAGTCCTGCCCCTGGCTGTCGGTTGGGCAGGTGCCGGCGAACACTTTTCCTTCGGCTTGGCGGTCTACCATTCGATTGCGGGCCCTGGCTAAGTCATCTAGCTCCTGTGCCCAGTCATTTGCTTCTTCATGGGTTGCTAGCCATCCGGCGTGCGCCTTGGCCTTGGTGGCTAGCTTGGCCGTGTCGGTGACGTACTCGAATCGCCCTAGATCCTTATCAATGATGGTGCAGAGTCTGGACAGCAGCGAGTGGTAGTTACTACGGACTTCGCTGGCGCCGATGTGGAAGGCGTTACGTTCCTTTGGTGACACTCCGCCATTGCCAACTCCGCCTGTCTTGGCTTGCATGGTGAGTGTTATGTCGAGGTCTTTGAGGAGTTCTGGGATCCGATTGAGGTGGGTTGTGAGCCGATTCTTCAGCTGGGTGTGCTCGTAGTCCGCGGTCTGCATCAGGCGTCCTCCATAGACTTGTTTGGTTGACTTAATATTAA
Proteins encoded in this window:
- a CDS encoding terminase large subunit domain-containing protein — protein: MLLTSSRSAEAGSKRLLGKTVPRIHTKPLRELTPDTSLGFEAIEAAKIAGRRLHPWQEWFLIHSLELALGSFSYDEFPKLRFKTVLLLVSRQNGKSFIMSTRLLWRMLMWDGPEVESPLILGAAHKLSAAEEILDLTTMALRRSAARKYIAHKSNVNGNKYLELTNGSRYKCEAASDDGGRGLSVTDLAFDELRQQRDWESWSALTNTTNARYSSQTLAVSNAGTGKSDVLRGLRKQGLDRIADWEKYVDGGLMDAEAFANQHDTTLALFEWSAPDGCDIWDRDGWAQANPSMGHEDENGIALITEETLASKASLVGKPGEDGVPEYVFRTENLCQWVTADVEGPFPPEKIEACTDNLSVFADDSPLVLAVDTSHDRGKTYLAVAGYRPDGIPMVQVIAQRDGTEWVAKTVASGLDFTPDAVIVQGRGAPASSLIEYLRQEGVEVTECQGTDLTSSCSQFSDRVMNGSLRFTDQPALMLALKDAVKKDLGEVWVWNRAKSPVDVAPLCAVTEALWGLETLPSDDHTSAYEDHDLLVL
- a CDS encoding terminase small subunit; this encodes MGVYEATLVAIAAAPYVDRVGADAGTVEAALALARKIDAWDEIVELAMEQAAESERKPTVPVHDNTSLPTFLRYCEALGLTPATRRALAAEVKAEGDAVDELKKRRGRKQAASG
- a CDS encoding HNH endonuclease, which codes for MAGDGQTSRRYRQQRATFRTQCAEANEPCWLCSQAIDYRIKWPEEDAFELDHLYPRSTHPQHAEDPTNFRASHRLCNQKRSNKMPTGGLGTLSRQWLKS